From the genome of Leptotrichia hongkongensis, one region includes:
- a CDS encoding ABC transporter ATP-binding protein — MSGYILEMKNIRKEFLGGKIVANDDITLKVKKGEIHAIVGENGAGKSTLMKILNGLYSPTSGEIFYKGEKIDIESPTTAANLGIGMVYQHFMLVDTLTVAENMVLGFEPKKGGVFFDLNTARKKVREVSERYGLNIDPDAKVSDLSVGIHQRIEILKVLFKGAELLVFDEPSAVLTPQEVKELYEIMRNLVKEGKTIIFISHKLQEVLDLSDNITVIRRGSDVGELKTEEATKEKIANLMVGRVVLFEVKRPDVKLGDVVVKVDNLTVKSGNIEKLKGVSFEIREGEILGIAGVEGNGQTELIEALAGLIKVDSGTYFIDNNELENKSPKLIKEKGLSHIPEDRHKRATIDDFTIEENMALGLQDQYSKGILLDYSEIEKKTNEYIEKYDIRPTDGKIKFGGLSGGNQQKVVVARELERENKFIIAAQPTRGVDIGAIEMIHNTILNEKTQKKAIMLVSAELSEIMALSDRIAVMYSGRIVGVLDRKDATTEKIGILMAGGKIDD; from the coding sequence ATGAGCGGATATATTTTGGAAATGAAAAATATACGTAAAGAATTTTTGGGCGGAAAAATTGTCGCAAATGATGATATTACGCTAAAAGTAAAAAAAGGGGAGATTCATGCAATTGTTGGGGAAAATGGAGCAGGTAAGTCTACGCTTATGAAGATTTTGAATGGATTGTATTCTCCGACTTCTGGTGAGATTTTTTATAAGGGGGAAAAAATTGATATTGAAAGTCCTACGACTGCGGCAAATTTGGGAATTGGAATGGTTTATCAGCATTTTATGCTAGTTGATACATTGACAGTTGCTGAAAATATGGTTTTAGGATTTGAACCTAAAAAGGGTGGAGTATTTTTTGATTTGAATACTGCAAGAAAGAAGGTTAGGGAAGTTTCTGAAAGATATGGACTGAATATTGATCCAGATGCAAAAGTGTCAGATTTATCAGTTGGAATTCATCAGAGAATTGAGATTTTGAAGGTGCTATTTAAGGGAGCAGAGCTATTGGTATTTGATGAGCCGAGTGCAGTGCTTACACCTCAGGAAGTAAAAGAACTTTATGAAATTATGAGAAATCTTGTAAAAGAAGGGAAAACAATAATCTTTATTTCTCATAAATTACAGGAAGTACTTGATTTATCAGATAATATCACAGTTATTAGACGTGGAAGCGATGTTGGAGAACTCAAGACTGAGGAAGCGACGAAAGAAAAAATTGCAAATCTTATGGTTGGACGTGTTGTACTGTTTGAAGTGAAACGTCCAGATGTGAAACTGGGAGATGTAGTTGTAAAAGTTGATAATTTAACTGTGAAAAGTGGAAATATTGAAAAATTAAAAGGTGTTTCATTTGAAATAAGAGAAGGAGAAATTCTTGGAATTGCTGGTGTAGAAGGTAATGGACAAACTGAGCTGATAGAAGCTCTTGCAGGACTTATAAAAGTTGATAGTGGAACATATTTTATAGATAACAATGAGTTGGAAAATAAATCACCAAAACTTATTAAGGAAAAAGGGCTTTCCCATATACCTGAAGACAGACATAAAAGAGCAACTATTGATGATTTTACTATAGAGGAGAATATGGCTTTAGGACTTCAGGATCAATATTCTAAAGGAATATTGCTAGATTATAGTGAAATTGAGAAAAAAACTAATGAATATATAGAAAAATATGATATTAGACCTACAGATGGAAAAATAAAATTTGGCGGACTGTCTGGAGGAAATCAGCAAAAAGTCGTTGTAGCAAGAGAGCTGGAACGTGAAAATAAATTTATTATTGCGGCACAGCCTACAAGGGGAGTTGATATTGGTGCAATTGAGATGATTCATAATACGATTTTGAATGAAAAAACTCAGAAAAAGGCTATAATGCTTGTTTCAGCAGAGTTATCAGAAATAATGGCGTTAAGTGACAGAATTGCAGTAATGTATTCGGGAAGAATTGTAGGGGTTTTGGATAGAAAAGATGCAACAACAGAAAAAATAGGAATATTAATGGCAGGAGGGAAAATAGATGATTAA
- a CDS encoding ABC transporter permease, with the protein MIKNKIKDFLPSIIAVLIALIIGGMIMITKGVNPFTAYTDMMRAAFYQTSPRSPLFSGLAKTLFIATPLIFSALATMVAFKAGLFNIGMQGQMIAGGLAATFWAITFKNYVFGNVIVVIIVAIIAGFLWAGIAGLLRAKFGVSEVISTIMLNYIMIEVQNFLLNGPLKDPASQNTQSPRIFEGARLPLLFAKITKQNLNFGFIIAILLTIGIFFFFKYFKKGYEIKAVGQSDTVAENAGINPRHIMFLAMGIAGACAGLGGAERVLGGASQYTYTELIMGDYGFTGLAVALLGKNNPFGILVAAIFYAALEVGGQMLQQRYQIDKDIVFIIQALIIIFVASENLFKFMLNKKKTV; encoded by the coding sequence ATGATTAAAAATAAGATAAAGGATTTTCTACCATCTATAATTGCAGTATTAATCGCATTAATTATTGGTGGAATGATAATGATAACAAAAGGTGTAAATCCATTTACAGCCTATACCGATATGATGCGAGCAGCTTTTTATCAAACTTCGCCAAGATCTCCATTATTTAGTGGACTTGCAAAGACATTATTTATTGCAACACCATTAATATTTTCGGCACTTGCTACAATGGTAGCCTTTAAAGCGGGATTATTCAATATAGGAATGCAGGGACAGATGATTGCAGGAGGACTTGCGGCTACTTTCTGGGCAATTACATTTAAAAATTATGTTTTTGGAAATGTGATTGTTGTAATAATTGTTGCTATAATTGCTGGATTTCTTTGGGCTGGAATAGCTGGACTGTTACGTGCAAAATTTGGAGTAAGTGAAGTAATCAGTACGATTATGTTAAACTATATCATGATTGAAGTGCAAAATTTCTTGTTAAATGGGCCTTTAAAAGATCCTGCTTCACAAAATACACAATCTCCACGTATCTTTGAAGGAGCAAGATTACCGCTACTTTTTGCAAAAATTACAAAACAAAACTTAAATTTTGGTTTTATAATCGCAATTCTTCTGACAATAGGAATATTTTTCTTTTTCAAATATTTTAAAAAAGGATATGAAATAAAAGCAGTCGGGCAAAGTGATACAGTTGCTGAAAATGCAGGAATCAATCCAAGACACATTATGTTTTTGGCAATGGGAATCGCTGGAGCATGTGCTGGACTTGGAGGAGCTGAACGTGTTTTAGGTGGAGCATCACAATATACATATACAGAGCTTATAATGGGAGATTATGGATTTACAGGGCTTGCTGTGGCACTCCTTGGAAAAAACAATCCATTTGGAATATTAGTTGCGGCGATATTTTATGCAGCACTTGAAGTTGGGGGACAAATGTTGCAGCAAAGATACCAGATTGATAAAGATATTGTATTTATTATACAAGCATTAATCATTATTTTCGTAGCATCAGAAAATTTATTTAAATTTATGCTTAATAAAAAGAAAACGGTATAA
- a CDS encoding ABC transporter permease: protein MIVLKQIFNLLQQTIIIAPPILITAVGACISEKSGVINIGLEGIMLSSAFATAVVNIATGNPYLGIIFGVIVGVLISLIHAVISINLKGNQIISGVAINLFAAAITSYSIKAIYKTAGSTPLAKSLANRPLMIIVIYAVAIAMYFFLYKTVLGLRIRSVGEHPLAADTVGISVYKTRYIAVLISGALGGLGGAYLTAVLLPSFSNNMSAGRGYIAMAAMIFGKWNPLGAILASLLFAFGQAFADISKTIGLPISQQFLTMIPYVLTLLALVGFVGKSKAPKASGLPYEK from the coding sequence ATGATTGTATTAAAACAAATATTTAATTTATTGCAGCAAACAATAATAATAGCACCTCCAATTTTAATAACAGCTGTAGGAGCGTGTATTTCTGAAAAAAGTGGAGTTATTAATATTGGACTTGAAGGAATTATGCTAAGTTCAGCATTTGCAACAGCAGTTGTCAATATTGCTACAGGAAATCCATATTTAGGAATAATTTTTGGAGTGATAGTGGGGGTCTTAATCTCACTAATTCACGCAGTAATAAGTATCAATCTTAAAGGAAATCAAATTATAAGTGGAGTTGCAATAAATTTATTTGCAGCTGCAATCACTTCGTATTCTATAAAAGCCATCTATAAAACTGCTGGAAGTACTCCATTGGCAAAATCATTGGCAAATCGTCCATTAATGATAATCGTAATTTATGCAGTCGCCATAGCAATGTACTTCTTTTTATATAAAACTGTATTAGGTTTAAGAATCCGTTCCGTTGGAGAACATCCTTTAGCGGCCGATACAGTTGGAATAAGTGTTTATAAGACAAGATACATCGCTGTGCTTATATCGGGTGCATTAGGCGGACTTGGAGGAGCTTATCTTACAGCAGTATTGCTTCCATCTTTTTCAAACAATATGTCAGCAGGACGCGGATACATTGCCATGGCTGCAATGATTTTTGGAAAATGGAATCCATTAGGAGCAATTTTGGCAAGTTTATTATTTGCTTTTGGACAAGCATTTGCAGATATTTCCAAAACAATAGGACTGCCAATATCTCAGCAATTTTTGACAATGATACCATATGTTTTGACTTTATTGGCATTAGTTGGATTTGTAGGAAAATCGAAAGCACCAAAAGCATCAGGATTGCCGTATGAAAAATAA
- a CDS encoding class I SAM-dependent methyltransferase — MSKSYQEINAETIDRWIEEGWEWGQPISHETYLNAKNGNWYVLLTPTNPVPHEWFGNLKDKKILGLASGGGQQMPIFNALGANCTVLDYSDKQLEAEKMVAEREKYEIEIIKADMTKKLPFADNSFDIIFHPVSNCYIEKVEPVFKECYRILKKGGILLCGLDIGTNYIVDEKEEKIINSLPFNPLVNEDQRKQLEEQDCGIQFSHTISEQIGGQLKAGFRLTDIYDDTNGFGRLHELNIASFVATRAIKE; from the coding sequence ATGTCAAAATCTTATCAAGAAATAAATGCAGAAACAATTGACCGTTGGATTGAAGAAGGCTGGGAATGGGGACAGCCAATTAGCCATGAAACTTATTTAAATGCTAAAAATGGTAATTGGTATGTCCTCTTAACACCAACAAATCCTGTACCTCACGAATGGTTTGGAAACTTAAAAGATAAAAAAATATTAGGACTGGCTTCTGGTGGTGGACAGCAAATGCCTATATTTAACGCTTTAGGTGCAAATTGTACTGTGCTGGATTATTCAGACAAACAGCTAGAAGCTGAAAAAATGGTTGCAGAACGGGAAAAATATGAAATAGAAATTATCAAAGCCGATATGACAAAAAAATTGCCATTTGCAGATAACAGTTTTGACATAATTTTTCATCCAGTAAGCAACTGCTACATCGAAAAAGTTGAACCAGTCTTTAAAGAATGTTACCGAATCCTGAAAAAAGGTGGAATTTTATTGTGTGGTCTGGATATTGGAACAAATTATATTGTAGATGAAAAGGAAGAAAAAATCATCAACAGTCTTCCATTCAACCCATTAGTCAATGAAGATCAAAGAAAACAGCTGGAAGAACAGGACTGTGGAATTCAATTTTCTCACACAATATCAGAACAGATAGGCGGACAGTTAAAAGCTGGATTTAGACTAACAGATATTTACGATGATACAAATGGATTTGGAAGGTTGCATGAACTTAATATTGCAAGTTTTGTAGCAACAAGAGCAATAAAAGAATAA
- a CDS encoding DUF2716 domain-containing protein, with protein sequence MVILDDEEYNKVWDIVYDRFNFNPSVDKKEIAFEFKEPYIVYDISYHYENLEEIKGFVDWGFKKEVRDKITEIFLKCTKENEELYALDWQHSCFRYNPRIKDEPKFIEVKDERYWGGGYTAYFPTYCPNGDYYFFIDVNFRFGYLGHPWQQKVWIYGKKLIEEFKKADLEGFRLIEEKN encoded by the coding sequence ATGGTAATATTAGATGATGAAGAATATAATAAAGTCTGGGATATAGTTTATGATAGATTTAATTTTAATCCTAGTGTTGATAAAAAAGAAATAGCGTTTGAATTTAAAGAGCCATATATAGTTTATGATATTAGTTATCATTATGAAAATTTAGAAGAAATTAAAGGGTTTGTAGATTGGGGATTTAAAAAAGAAGTTCGAGATAAAATAACGGAAATCTTTTTGAAATGTACTAAGGAAAATGAGGAATTGTATGCATTGGATTGGCAACATTCTTGCTTTAGATATAATCCTCGTATCAAAGATGAACCTAAATTTATAGAAGTTAAAGATGAACGCTACTGGGGTGGCGGTTATACTGCGTATTTTCCAACGTATTGTCCAAATGGGGATTATTATTTTTTTATTGATGTTAATTTTCGTTTTGGATATTTAGGACATCCATGGCAACAAAAAGTTTGGATATATGGAAAAAAATTGATTGAAGAATTTAAAAAAGCTGATTTAGAGGGATTTAGATTAATTGAGGAGAAAAATTAG
- the uvrA gene encoding excinuclease ABC subunit UvrA yields MKDNKIKIIGAREHNLKNIDIEIPKNELVVITGVSGSGKSSLAFDTIYSEGQRRYVESLSAYARMFIGQMQKPELDSIEGLSPAISIEQKSVSKNPRSTVGTTTEIYDYMRLLWAHIGEAHCPICHQKVEKQSIQEIVDNLVNGRNEKDKLIVLSPVVIDKKGTHKNLFLNLQKKGFQRVRVNGDILDLNDTIDLDKNKRHNIEVVVDRLVVKKDDKEFLSRITEAIETASELSNGKIIANVNGEDNKYSENFSCPNHPDVIFPDVVPRLFSFNAPYGACEVCNGLGSRLEVDENKLIVDKNLSINEGGIVFPGATTKKGWNWDLFTAMAKAHKIDLDKKVSELTRKEKDIIFYGSNKKFKFSWSGDSFSYNGNREFEGIVNGIERRYRETASESAKEEMEAKYMTEKTCKTCKGKRLKDVVLAITINDKNIIDLTEVSVVDALKFYENITLTEKQMQIAAEILKEIKERLKFMINVGLDYLSLSRMTKTLSGGESQRIRLATQIGSRLTGVIYVLDEPSIGLHQRDNDKLLATLKDLRDIGNSLIVVEHDEDTMREADYLIDIGPGAGINGGEVVAEGTPKQVMKNKKSLTAQYLNGKIKIEVPEKRRKATKEIVLKNAKGNNLKNVTVHIPLEVFTVVTGVSGSGKSTLINQTLYPELHNRLNKGKLYPLENGGIEGLEHLEKVIDINQSPIGRTPRSNTATYTKIFDDIRDLFAQTNDAKVRGYSKGRFSFNVKGGRCEACGGAGINKIEMNFLPDVYVECEVCKGKRYNRETLEVHYKGKSISDVLDMTVEEAYEFFKNIPTLERKLQTLIDVGMNYIQLGQPATTLSGGEAQRIKLATELSKISRGNTIYVLDEPTTGLHFEDIRKLLEVLNRLVEKGNTVLVIEHNLDVIKYADYIIDIGPEGGHKGGQIIAQGTPEEIIKSRKSHTAKFLKKYLK; encoded by the coding sequence ATGAAAGACAACAAAATAAAGATTATTGGAGCAAGGGAACATAATTTGAAGAATATTGATATTGAGATTCCTAAGAATGAGCTTGTGGTAATTACAGGAGTTTCGGGGAGCGGGAAATCTTCACTTGCGTTTGATACGATTTATTCGGAAGGGCAAAGAAGGTATGTGGAGAGTTTGTCGGCTTATGCGAGAATGTTTATTGGGCAAATGCAGAAGCCTGAATTGGATAGCATTGAGGGGCTTTCGCCTGCGATTTCGATTGAGCAGAAAAGTGTTTCTAAGAATCCACGTTCGACTGTTGGGACAACTACGGAAATTTATGATTATATGAGGCTTTTATGGGCACACATTGGAGAGGCACATTGTCCAATTTGCCATCAAAAGGTGGAAAAGCAGTCGATTCAGGAAATTGTGGATAATCTTGTGAATGGTCGAAATGAAAAGGACAAATTGATAGTGTTATCGCCTGTTGTTATTGATAAAAAGGGGACTCATAAAAATTTGTTCTTGAATTTGCAGAAAAAAGGATTTCAGAGAGTTCGGGTAAATGGAGATATTTTGGACTTGAATGACACAATTGACTTAGATAAGAATAAAAGACATAATATTGAAGTTGTTGTAGATAGACTTGTTGTAAAAAAAGATGACAAGGAATTTTTGAGTAGAATTACAGAAGCTATTGAAACAGCGAGTGAGCTTTCCAATGGGAAAATTATTGCAAATGTGAATGGAGAAGACAACAAGTATAGTGAAAATTTTTCCTGCCCAAATCACCCTGATGTGATTTTTCCAGATGTTGTGCCAAGACTGTTTTCGTTTAATGCACCTTATGGGGCTTGTGAAGTTTGTAATGGGCTTGGCTCAAGACTGGAAGTGGATGAGAACAAATTGATTGTAGATAAAAATTTATCGATTAATGAAGGTGGAATTGTTTTTCCAGGAGCGACTACGAAAAAGGGGTGGAACTGGGATTTATTCACAGCAATGGCAAAAGCACATAAAATCGACTTGGATAAAAAGGTGTCTGAATTGACTCGAAAAGAGAAGGATATAATTTTTTATGGAAGTAATAAGAAGTTTAAGTTTTCTTGGAGCGGGGATAGTTTTAGTTATAATGGAAATAGAGAATTTGAAGGAATTGTGAATGGTATTGAACGTCGATATAGAGAAACTGCTTCGGAATCGGCAAAGGAAGAAATGGAAGCAAAATATATGACGGAAAAGACTTGTAAAACTTGTAAAGGGAAAAGGCTGAAAGACGTTGTTCTAGCGATAACTATAAATGATAAGAACATTATTGACCTGACAGAAGTAAGTGTTGTTGATGCACTGAAATTTTATGAAAATATTACACTTACTGAAAAGCAGATGCAAATTGCAGCTGAAATATTGAAAGAGATAAAAGAGCGGCTAAAATTTATGATAAATGTAGGACTTGACTATTTGAGCCTTTCCAGAATGACAAAAACCCTATCTGGTGGGGAATCGCAGAGAATAAGGCTGGCAACTCAGATTGGAAGCAGGCTTACAGGTGTTATTTATGTGCTGGATGAGCCTAGTATTGGACTTCATCAGAGAGATAACGATAAATTGCTTGCAACTTTGAAGGATTTACGTGATATTGGAAATAGCCTGATTGTCGTTGAGCATGATGAGGATACAATGAGGGAAGCTGATTATCTGATTGATATAGGGCCAGGAGCTGGAATTAATGGTGGAGAAGTCGTTGCAGAAGGTACTCCGAAACAAGTTATGAAAAATAAAAAATCATTGACTGCACAATATTTGAATGGAAAAATAAAAATAGAAGTACCTGAAAAGAGAAGAAAGGCCACTAAAGAAATTGTTTTGAAAAATGCGAAGGGAAATAATCTGAAAAATGTTACAGTACACATTCCACTAGAAGTATTTACTGTAGTTACAGGAGTTTCTGGAAGTGGAAAATCTACATTGATAAATCAGACACTTTATCCAGAACTTCACAATAGACTGAATAAAGGTAAATTATACCCGCTGGAAAATGGCGGAATAGAAGGACTTGAGCATTTAGAAAAGGTAATTGACATAAATCAATCGCCAATTGGAAGAACTCCTCGTTCAAATACTGCAACTTATACGAAAATATTCGATGATATAAGAGATTTATTCGCTCAGACAAATGATGCGAAAGTAAGAGGATACAGTAAAGGAAGATTTTCGTTCAATGTAAAAGGTGGACGATGTGAAGCCTGTGGTGGTGCTGGAATTAATAAAATTGAGATGAATTTCTTGCCAGATGTTTATGTGGAATGTGAAGTTTGTAAGGGAAAACGTTATAATAGAGAAACATTGGAAGTACATTATAAAGGAAAAAGTATTTCGGATGTGTTAGATATGACAGTTGAGGAAGCATACGAATTTTTTAAGAATATTCCAACTCTTGAGAGAAAATTGCAGACATTAATTGATGTAGGAATGAATTATATACAACTGGGACAGCCTGCAACTACCCTTTCTGGAGGAGAAGCTCAAAGAATAAAACTTGCCACAGAACTTTCTAAAATTTCACGTGGTAACACAATTTACGTACTTGACGAGCCTACAACAGGACTTCATTTTGAAGATATTAGAAAACTGCTGGAAGTATTAAATCGACTTGTAGAAAAAGGGAACACAGTGCTTGTAATTGAACATAACCTTGATGTTATAAAATATGCTGACTATATAATAGATATAGGTCCTGAAGGAGGGCATAAAGGCGGACAAATTATTGCACAAGGGACTCCAGAGGAAATAATAAAATCTCGAAAATCACATACAGCAAAATTTTTGAAAAAATATTTGAAGTAA
- a CDS encoding DUF1439 domain-containing protein, whose protein sequence is MKSKNSFLKTALLMLIMMFGVISCDFLENKTLRVPNSIIESKAKEKFPITKNFLVGKITVKNPKISFKDNRIYVVTDYDASLLADRSEGVIEINSEIKFDEKTSQLYLVDMQVEKILDKNGKDMVSTPVARSMKSLIANYLETNPVYKYEPDGKKKIKVKNMFIKNGKLFVQT, encoded by the coding sequence ATGAAAAGTAAAAATTCATTTTTAAAAACGGCATTATTAATGTTGATAATGATGTTTGGAGTAATTTCCTGCGATTTTTTGGAAAATAAGACGCTTCGTGTGCCAAATTCAATAATTGAATCAAAGGCTAAGGAAAAATTTCCAATTACAAAAAATTTTTTGGTAGGGAAAATTACTGTAAAAAATCCTAAGATTTCATTTAAGGATAACAGAATTTATGTTGTGACAGATTACGATGCCTCACTTTTGGCAGATAGGTCAGAAGGAGTTATTGAAATAAATAGCGAAATCAAGTTTGATGAAAAAACAAGCCAACTTTATCTAGTGGATATGCAAGTGGAGAAAATACTGGATAAAAATGGGAAAGATATGGTTTCGACGCCTGTCGCAAGATCAATGAAGTCATTAATAGCAAATTATTTAGAAACAAACCCGGTTTATAAATATGAGCCAGACGGTAAGAAAAAAATTAAGGTAAAAAATATGTTTATAAAAAATGGGAAGTTATTTGTACAAACTTAA
- a CDS encoding GNAT family N-acetyltransferase: MKVVEWDKNETISKVLIDLLEIDQKFSFDKEKEDIFFLYNDEELYGYAIIALNDIAELKKIFILPKLRNNGYGTFFLKYIINWLTNKNFDSLIMTNHKKMNNFLEKQRFVKTEDGYILNNLAETKRQKKNMLFISKFAICINIVLALLKIIAGKIFYSMSLLSDGLNSLSDLITNVLVIVGLKVGSNPEDKEHPFGHGKIESVFSVIIGTFIMITAFELIKDNFSKLISFNSENNVNTTFIPIIITVLAILIKIFQLVFMQKKAKKYNNALINSLLEDYKTDIVISTSVLIGLTLSKIHPVFDTVVGFIVSLYIIKSGYELIKENSLILLDSQDDALIEKIRSEILQFEEIENAHDFRMTTSGKDIYMFVDVRMDKNKTIEEAHDITNKISKKIKHKYKNIKRLLIHIEPVYEDD, translated from the coding sequence ATGAAGGTAGTCGAATGGGATAAAAATGAGACTATCAGTAAAGTTTTAATAGATTTATTAGAGATAGATCAGAAATTTTCTTTTGACAAGGAAAAGGAGGATATATTTTTTTTATATAACGATGAAGAATTGTATGGTTATGCAATTATAGCTTTGAATGATATCGCAGAACTCAAAAAAATATTTATTTTGCCAAAATTGAGAAATAACGGATATGGAACATTTTTTTTAAAATATATAATTAATTGGCTTACAAATAAAAATTTTGACTCACTAATCATGACTAATCATAAAAAAATGAACAATTTTCTTGAAAAACAGCGATTTGTAAAAACAGAAGATGGATATATATTGAATAATCTGGCAGAAACTAAAAGACAGAAAAAAAATATGTTATTTATTTCCAAGTTTGCTATTTGTATAAATATTGTTTTGGCTTTATTAAAAATTATAGCTGGAAAAATTTTTTACAGTATGTCGTTGCTTTCTGATGGATTAAATTCACTTTCTGACTTGATTACCAATGTATTGGTTATAGTGGGATTAAAGGTTGGAAGCAATCCTGAAGATAAGGAGCATCCATTTGGGCATGGAAAGATAGAGTCTGTTTTTAGTGTAATAATTGGTACATTTATAATGATAACAGCTTTTGAGCTTATAAAAGATAATTTTTCAAAATTAATTTCCTTTAACAGCGAAAATAATGTAAATACCACATTTATTCCAATAATTATAACCGTTCTAGCAATACTGATAAAAATTTTTCAATTGGTTTTTATGCAAAAAAAAGCAAAAAAATATAATAATGCTTTGATAAATTCACTTCTTGAAGATTACAAGACAGATATTGTAATATCAACTTCTGTTTTGATTGGGCTTACTCTATCAAAGATTCATCCTGTATTTGATACAGTGGTAGGATTTATTGTATCACTTTATATTATAAAGAGCGGTTATGAACTGATAAAGGAAAATTCTTTGATATTGCTGGATTCACAAGATGATGCCCTGATTGAAAAAATTCGTTCAGAAATATTACAATTTGAAGAAATTGAAAATGCGCACGATTTTCGCATGACTACTTCTGGAAAAGACATTTATATGTTTGTAGATGTACGAATGGATAAAAATAAGACGATTGAAGAAGCACATGATATTACAAATAAAATTTCAAAAAAAATTAAACACAAATATAAAAATATAAAAAGACTTTTGATTCATATTGAGCCTGTTTATGAAGATGATTAA
- a CDS encoding DUF389 domain-containing protein, producing the protein MIEKIKHEKYKILKRNIIEDSDFTKETMFILVCAMIIASVGLNTNSVAVIIGAMLISPLMSPIQSLGLGLSNGNLKRVYVSLFRLGIFILISVVSSTFYFLVSPINDATPQILARTYPTLWDVLIAIFGGTAGVIAKTEEDGGNVVPGVAIATALMPPLCVVGFGIAHGNPKIFLGAGYLFIINVFFIMIATLVGLIVYSGNIFEARNKISIKKQIIFYIVSLIIIIPSIYTATTLVQDTARENSLKKFISGELKNHYVFDNSINKKDKTVTLKIVGDAFKKQDIEKLEKKLEKYKLKNYKLKIQQLSNEKYLTAQDLSKYLNEEKIKENAEDVSLPIENKNQEILENDLKTVENILYKNFSNNISEVKIGKLIDANNNENFVVLVVGNETMTDEISEKIKNIEFDTEKKYQIIIEKNKQEKVNTLSEENQK; encoded by the coding sequence ATGATAGAAAAAATAAAACATGAGAAATACAAGATTTTAAAAAGAAATATTATTGAAGATTCTGATTTTACAAAGGAAACAATGTTTATTCTGGTTTGTGCAATGATTATAGCTTCAGTAGGATTAAATACAAATTCTGTTGCAGTAATTATTGGAGCAATGTTGATTTCGCCACTAATGTCGCCAATTCAGTCGCTAGGATTGGGATTATCAAATGGAAATTTAAAAAGAGTTTATGTATCACTTTTTAGATTGGGAATTTTTATATTAATAAGTGTAGTAAGTTCCACTTTTTATTTTTTAGTAAGCCCTATAAATGATGCAACACCACAGATACTAGCAAGAACTTATCCTACTTTATGGGATGTTTTAATCGCAATTTTTGGTGGAACTGCAGGAGTAATTGCAAAAACTGAAGAAGATGGTGGAAATGTAGTTCCTGGAGTAGCTATTGCAACAGCATTAATGCCTCCTTTGTGTGTAGTAGGATTTGGGATTGCTCATGGGAATCCGAAAATTTTTCTTGGAGCAGGATATTTGTTTATAATAAATGTATTTTTTATAATGATAGCAACATTAGTTGGTTTGATAGTTTATTCTGGAAATATTTTTGAAGCAAGAAATAAAATTTCAATAAAAAAACAAATAATATTTTATATAGTAAGTTTAATCATAATTATTCCAAGTATATATACAGCAACAACTTTAGTTCAAGATACAGCGAGAGAAAATTCATTAAAAAAATTTATTTCAGGGGAATTAAAAAATCATTATGTTTTTGATAATTCTATTAATAAAAAAGATAAAACTGTTACTTTAAAAATTGTAGGAGATGCCTTTAAAAAACAGGATATTGAGAAATTAGAAAAAAAACTGGAAAAATATAAATTGAAAAACTATAAATTAAAAATACAGCAGTTATCCAATGAAAAGTATTTAACAGCACAGGACTTATCAAAATATCTGAACGAAGAAAAAATAAAAGAAAATGCTGAAGATGTTTCATTACCGATTGAAAATAAAAATCAAGAAATTTTGGAAAATGATTTAAAAACTGTTGAAAATATTTTATATAAAAATTTTTCAAATAATATTAGTGAAGTTAAAATTGGGAAATTGATAGATGCAAATAATAATGAGAACTTTGTTGTTTTAGTTGTTGGGAATGAAACAATGACAGATGAAATTTCTGAAAAGATAAAAAATATTGAATTCGATACTGAAAAAAAATATCAAATTATTATTGAAAAAAATAAGCAAGAAAAAGTTAATACATTATCTGAAGAGAATCAAAAATAA